One window of Staphylococcus chromogenes genomic DNA carries:
- a CDS encoding COX15/CtaA family protein: protein MFKKRNLKWLSVLATLIMVWVQLGGALVTKTGSADGCGTDWPLCHGALLPKNLPIETIIELSHRAVSGLSLLVVLWLVITSWKHIGHIKEVKPLCSISVGFLLLQALIGAAAVMWQQNDYILALHFGISLISFSSVFVLTLIIFDLDQKYEANIVHIRKPLQLLTWIMAGIIYVAIYTGALVRHTESSLAYGAWPLPFNDLMPHDMHDWVQLSHRILAFIAFITVMIVYIHAIKNYPNIRTIRYGYTASFILIILQVVTGALSVITNVNLIIALLHALFITLLFGMISYFLLLILRSNRGEQ from the coding sequence GTGTTTAAAAAGCGAAACCTAAAGTGGTTATCGGTACTTGCCACTTTAATTATGGTATGGGTTCAGCTTGGTGGTGCACTCGTTACAAAAACCGGTTCTGCTGATGGTTGCGGGACGGATTGGCCATTATGTCACGGTGCCTTATTACCTAAAAACCTCCCGATTGAAACGATTATTGAGTTGAGTCATCGTGCAGTTTCTGGACTCTCATTACTCGTTGTACTTTGGCTTGTGATTACATCTTGGAAGCATATCGGGCATATAAAAGAAGTCAAGCCATTATGTAGTATTAGCGTTGGATTCTTATTACTACAAGCATTGATCGGGGCAGCCGCAGTTATGTGGCAACAAAATGACTATATACTCGCATTACATTTTGGGATTTCATTAATCAGTTTCTCATCTGTATTTGTACTCACATTGATTATTTTTGATTTAGACCAAAAATATGAAGCAAATATTGTACATATTCGAAAGCCACTTCAACTTCTAACTTGGATAATGGCTGGTATTATTTATGTCGCAATCTATACAGGTGCCCTTGTACGTCATACAGAGTCAAGTTTAGCTTATGGTGCATGGCCGTTACCGTTTAATGATTTAATGCCACATGATATGCACGATTGGGTACAACTTTCACATCGTATTTTAGCTTTTATTGCATTTATCACAGTCATGATTGTTTATATTCATGCCATTAAAAACTATCCAAACATTCGTACGATACGATACGGTTATACGGCAAGTTTTATACTCATCATTCTACAAGTCGTCACAGGTGCTTTATCAGTGATTACAAATGTAAACTTAATCATTGCCTTGCTTCATGCATTATTTATTACGCTTCTATTTGGCATGATTAGTTATTTCTTACTTCTTATTTTACGATCGAATCGTGGAGAGCAGTAA
- a CDS encoding pyruvate carboxylase, whose product MKRIRKLLVANRGEIAIRIFRAATELNIQTVAIYSKEDMGSLHRYKADESYLVGEELGPAESYLNIERIIKVAKEADVDAIHPGYGFLSENMQFAKRCAEEGIIFIGPHLEHLDMFGDKVKARATAIKADLPVIPGTDGPVEGFEAAQAFAEEAGYPLMIKATSGGGGKGMRIVREASELEEAFTRAKSEAEKSFGNSEVYIEKFIDNPKHIEVQIIGDEEGNIIHLYERDCSVQRRHQKVVEVAPSVSLSDELRERICAAAVDLMKKINYVNAGTVEFLVSGDAFYFIEVNPRVQVEHTITEMITGVDIVKTQILIAEGESLHEEAISMPAQNEIKTLGYAIQCRITTEDPTQDFMPDTGRIVAYRSSGGFGVRLDAGDAFQGAEISPYYDSLLVKVSTHAISYKEAREKMERSLQEMRIRGVKTNIPFLRNVINHQKFASGDYTTKFLENAPELFKIKPSRDRGTKTLEYIGNVTINGFPNVKKRPKPTFEPAEIPKVSAKEVADLRGTKQLLDEKGPQAVANWVKKQKDVLITDTTFRDAHQSLLATRVRSHDLLKIAPATAKVMQDNFSLELWGGATFDVAFNFLKENPWQRLHDLREAIPNVLFQMLLRASNAVGYKNYPDNVIQKFVKQSAEAGVDVFRIFDSLNWVEQMKVANEAVQEAGKISEGTICYTGDILNPERSNIYTLDYYVKLAKTLEREGFHMLAIKDMAGLLKPRAAYELIGELKAAVDLPIHLHTHDTSGNGIIIYKQAIDAGVDIVDTAVAAMSGLTSQPSSNSLYYTLDGFERDLRMDIDGHETLSQYWDATRAYYSDFESDMKSPHTEIYQHEMPGGQYSNLRQQAKSLGLGERFGEVKKMYRRVNFLFGDIVKVTPSSKVVGDMALYMVQNDLDEQAVIRDGHKLDFPESVVSFFKGEIGQPVNGFNKELQQAVLKGQKSLTKRPGEYLEPVDFEALREELQQKQQDKVTDEDLISYALYPKVYEQYVQTYEKFGDVSILDTPTFFFGMRDNETVEIEIDKGKILIITLKTITKPDENGMCTVFFDMNGQARRVQIKDENVQASHLAKPKADKSNPTHIGAQMPGTVLQVNVSEGDAVEANQSLIITEAMKMETTIQAPFKGTVKKVHVSPNEGIETGDLLIEIEQAE is encoded by the coding sequence GCAAACCGCGGAGAAATTGCCATACGTATCTTTAGAGCAGCAACAGAATTAAACATTCAAACGGTTGCGATTTATTCTAAAGAAGACATGGGCTCATTACATAGATATAAAGCAGATGAATCTTATCTCGTAGGTGAAGAATTAGGACCAGCTGAAAGTTATTTAAATATTGAACGTATCATTAAAGTTGCTAAAGAGGCAGATGTTGATGCGATTCATCCAGGTTATGGTTTTTTAAGTGAAAATATGCAATTTGCGAAACGTTGTGCTGAAGAAGGGATTATCTTTATAGGGCCTCATTTAGAACATCTCGATATGTTTGGAGATAAAGTTAAAGCACGTGCGACTGCGATTAAAGCAGATTTACCAGTCATTCCAGGTACGGATGGTCCTGTTGAAGGATTTGAAGCTGCACAAGCTTTTGCGGAGGAAGCAGGATATCCATTAATGATTAAAGCCACGAGCGGGGGTGGCGGTAAAGGAATGCGTATCGTTCGCGAAGCTTCAGAACTGGAAGAGGCCTTTACTCGCGCAAAATCTGAAGCTGAAAAATCATTTGGCAATAGCGAAGTTTACATTGAAAAATTCATAGATAACCCTAAACATATAGAAGTTCAAATTATTGGAGATGAAGAAGGGAACATTATCCATCTTTATGAAAGAGATTGTTCCGTTCAAAGACGTCATCAAAAAGTAGTAGAAGTGGCCCCTTCAGTATCCTTATCTGATGAACTTAGAGAGCGCATTTGTGCAGCAGCAGTAGATTTAATGAAAAAAATCAACTATGTCAATGCAGGGACAGTTGAATTTTTAGTTTCAGGCGATGCGTTTTACTTCATTGAAGTTAATCCTCGTGTCCAAGTTGAACATACGATTACTGAGATGATTACAGGTGTAGATATTGTTAAAACTCAAATTCTCATTGCTGAAGGCGAATCACTCCATGAAGAAGCCATCAGTATGCCAGCGCAAAATGAAATTAAGACACTCGGTTATGCGATTCAATGCCGAATTACAACTGAAGATCCAACACAAGACTTTATGCCAGATACAGGGCGAATTGTCGCTTATCGTTCAAGTGGTGGATTTGGGGTTCGTTTAGATGCGGGAGATGCTTTCCAAGGTGCTGAAATTTCACCTTATTATGACTCGCTACTTGTAAAAGTCTCTACTCATGCGATCAGCTATAAAGAAGCTCGAGAAAAAATGGAACGTTCATTACAAGAAATGCGTATTAGAGGTGTAAAAACAAATATTCCATTTTTACGCAATGTCATTAATCACCAAAAATTTGCTTCTGGAGATTATACAACTAAATTTCTTGAAAATGCTCCTGAACTATTTAAGATTAAACCATCGCGAGATAGAGGAACTAAAACTTTAGAATACATTGGAAATGTTACGATCAATGGATTCCCTAATGTCAAAAAAAGACCAAAGCCGACATTCGAACCTGCAGAAATCCCAAAAGTGAGTGCAAAAGAGGTAGCAGACCTTAGAGGCACCAAGCAATTACTAGATGAAAAAGGTCCACAAGCTGTCGCAAACTGGGTAAAAAAACAGAAAGATGTATTGATTACAGATACGACATTCCGTGATGCCCATCAGTCCCTATTAGCCACACGCGTAAGATCGCATGACTTACTTAAAATTGCACCTGCAACTGCGAAAGTCATGCAAGATAACTTCTCATTAGAATTATGGGGAGGCGCGACATTTGATGTTGCTTTTAACTTTTTAAAGGAAAATCCTTGGCAAAGATTACATGATTTACGTGAAGCGATTCCGAACGTTCTCTTTCAAATGTTGCTAAGAGCGTCTAACGCAGTCGGATATAAAAACTATCCGGACAATGTCATTCAAAAATTTGTGAAACAAAGTGCTGAAGCAGGCGTAGATGTTTTCCGTATTTTTGATTCGTTAAACTGGGTAGAGCAAATGAAAGTCGCCAATGAAGCGGTTCAAGAAGCCGGAAAGATTTCAGAAGGTACGATTTGTTACACGGGTGATATCTTAAATCCGGAACGCTCTAACATTTATACGCTTGATTACTACGTAAAATTAGCGAAGACACTGGAACGAGAAGGATTCCATATGTTAGCTATTAAAGATATGGCGGGATTATTGAAACCTCGCGCAGCCTATGAGTTAATAGGTGAGCTAAAAGCAGCTGTTGATTTACCGATCCACCTACACACGCATGATACGAGTGGTAACGGCATCATTATTTATAAACAAGCGATAGATGCAGGCGTGGATATTGTAGATACTGCTGTGGCGGCGATGTCTGGTTTGACAAGTCAACCAAGTAGTAACTCTCTTTATTACACTTTAGATGGATTCGAAAGAGATTTGCGTATGGATATTGATGGTCATGAAACACTTTCACAATATTGGGATGCGACACGTGCTTACTATAGTGATTTTGAAAGTGATATGAAATCACCGCATACAGAAATATACCAACACGAAATGCCGGGTGGACAATATTCAAACTTGCGTCAACAAGCGAAAAGTTTAGGACTAGGTGAGCGTTTTGGTGAAGTTAAGAAAATGTATCGTCGCGTGAACTTCTTATTTGGTGATATTGTAAAAGTAACACCATCCTCAAAAGTTGTAGGAGATATGGCATTATATATGGTGCAAAACGATTTGGATGAACAAGCAGTCATTCGTGATGGACATAAACTTGATTTTCCAGAATCCGTTGTTTCTTTCTTTAAAGGTGAAATCGGACAACCGGTCAACGGTTTCAATAAAGAGTTACAACAAGCGGTATTAAAAGGTCAAAAATCACTCACGAAACGTCCTGGTGAATATCTTGAACCTGTCGACTTTGAGGCACTAAGAGAAGAATTGCAACAAAAACAACAAGATAAAGTCACTGATGAAGATTTAATTAGCTATGCGTTATATCCAAAAGTATATGAACAATATGTTCAAACTTATGAAAAGTTTGGAGATGTTTCAATTTTAGATACGCCAACATTTTTCTTTGGTATGCGTGATAATGAAACGGTTGAAATCGAAATCGATAAAGGTAAAATTTTAATCATTACACTTAAAACGATAACGAAACCTGATGAAAATGGCATGTGTACCGTCTTCTTTGATATGAATGGTCAAGCGCGACGTGTTCAAATTAAAGACGAGAACGTACAAGCTTCACATTTAGCAAAACCAAAAGCAGATAAGTCTAACCCAACACATATTGGTGCGCAAATGCCAGGTACCGTTTTGCAAGTGAATGTCAGTGAAGGTGATGCAGTAGAAGCTAACCAGTCACTCATTATTACTGAAGCAATGAAAATGGAAACGACAATACAAGCGCCTTTTAAAGGAACCGTTAAGAAAGTACATGTTTCACCTAATGAGGGAATTGAAACAGGGGACTTATTAATCGAAATTGAACAAGCTGAATAA